ATGATTCTAGAATTCCAAACCGACAAACTATATTATCACGAACAAAGTCTTCCACTACTTTCTTAGTCACTGCCTTGTATGTCGAAGCTTTGACccattttgtgaaataattgaTAGCCACAAGGATGAAACGATGTTCATTTGATGCAGGAGGCTCTATGGTCCAATTACATCCATTCCCCAAGCGGCAAATGGCAAAGGGGAACCCATAACTTTGAGCTCATTTGGTGGAACTCGAATAAAATCTCCATGCACTTAGCATTGATGACACTTCTGCACGTATCGAATACTATCTCTCTCCATGGTCATACAAAAATATCCAGCTCTTAGGATCTTCTTAGCCAGAGTGAACCCATTCATATGAGGTCCACATATTCCTGCATgtatttcttctaaaagccTTGTCACTTCCATTGCATCAACACATCTCAGTAATCCTAAATCTGGAGTCCTCCTATATAAGATTTCTCCAttaagaaagaaatgattggccattCTTCTCAGAGTCCTTTATTGCTTTCTTGTGGCATTTTTGGGGTATTCTCGTTCTTCTATCAATCTCTTGATGTCATAGTACCATAGTCTTCCATCCAATTCCTCATCAATATGAAAACAATATGCATGTCGATCATATAACTTTACTTCAATAGGGTCGATGTAATTCTTGTCTAGATGTTGAATCATTGAGGATAATGTTGCCAAAGCATCAACAAATTCATTTTAAGCTCGAGGGAGATGTTTGAATTCAATCCTTGTGAATTTCCTACTCAACTCCTTTATACAATGTAAATAAGGAAGAATCTTCACATTCTTAGCAGCCCATTCTCCTTGCACCTGATGAACCAATAAGTCATAATCGCCTATGATTAAAAGATCTTTGACGTTTATGTCTACAGCCATTCTAAGTCTGAGAATAAAGCTCCATACTCTAGTATGTTATTTGTACAATCAAACCTAATCTTGGCTGAAATTGGATAATATTGACCTGTTTATGAAATTAAGACTGCTTCTATTCTGACCCATTTTGAATTTGATGCTCCATCAAAAAACATCCTCCAACCATTGTATGGTTTCGATATGTCTTATCCTACAAACAATACCTATTCATCAAGGAAGTAAGTTTTGAGCGGCTCCTAATCTTGATCCACTGGATATTCTGCGAGGTGGTCAGCTAAGGCTTGTCCTTTAATGGCTTTTTGTGTCATGTACACAATGTCGAACTCGCTCAACAAAATTTTCCATTTTTCTAATTTACTTATAGGCATTGGCTTCTGAAATATGTACTTGAGTGGATCCATTCTTGAGATCAAGTAAGTGGTGTATGCAGACAGGTAATGCCTAAATTTCTGCGCGATCCAAGACAAAGCGCAACACGTTTGTTCCAACAAGGTATATCTTTCCTTATACGGTGTGAAATTCTTGCTCAAGTAGTAAATGGCTTACTCTCTTCTACCTGTCTCATCATGTTGTCCCAATACGCATCCAAATGCATTATCCATGACATATAAGTATAGTAGCAACGGCCTCCCAGGCTCAGGTGGGACCAATACTGGCGGGTTGGACaaatattctttgattttatcaAAAGTCCTTTGACATTCCTCTATCCATTTTGTGGAAACATCCTTTTTAGTAATTTAAATATGGGTTCACAAATTACTGTGGATTGTGCTATGAACCGACTGATGTAGTTAAGCCTTCCCAAGAAACTCATCACGTCTTTCTTGGTCTTGGGGGGaggtaattcttgaattgtCTTGATCTTAGAGGGATCCAACTCTATGCCTCTCTTGCTAATAATGAATCTTAGTAGTTTTCCTGCAGGTAATCCAAATGCACACTTTGCTGGATTCAATTTTAGATTATACTTTCGCAACCTCTCAAAGAATTTTTGTAAATCATATAGGTGGTCCAAACTTCTCTTGGATTTGATAATGATATCGTCCACATATATTTCAATCTCCTTGtggatcatatcatgaaaaagagCGGTCATAGCCCTTATGTAGGTTGCACCAGCATTTTTTAGGCCAAATGGCATAACTTTATAGCAATACACCCCCCATGGAGTGATAAATATTGTCTTTTCTGCATCATTTTCATTCATCAATATCTGGTGATATCCcacaaaataattgacaaatgATTGCAATTCATATTTTGCATAATTGTCAATAAGTATATGAATATTTGGGAGAGGGAAATCATCCTTAGGACTATCTCTGTTGAGACCTCAATAGTCCACACATATTCTGATCTTCCCATCCTCTTTTGGCATTGGTACTATATTAGCCAACCAAGTGGGGTAATTTGTGAACCTCACAACGTTCTCCTCAATCTGGTTGGTTACCTCCTCTTTGATCCTTAGACTCAAGTCTGGTTTgaactttcttgtcttttgCTTAACGGGTAGGCAGGTGGGATCAATTGGTAGTCTGTGTGAGACGATATCGGTGCATAACCCCAGCATATCGTCATAAGATCAAGCAAATATGTCGACATGTTGCCTAAGCAATTCTATtaattccttctttctttcggcCTCCAAATGTATGTTAATTCGTGTTGCCTTCACAGTTTCCTCATCTTCTAAGTGGACAACCTCTGTTTCAAACATATTAGGTTTCTCCTGGCTCTCAAACTGCTCGACCTCCTATGGTAGGTTTTCATGCATCATGCATTCATCATATTCTTTGTGATCTTCTTTATTAATTTTACCTTGCTTGATGGATTCGTTACATGTTATAATCATTGAACTAGGATTTTTAATATGAGTGCTGAAAAGTATAAAAggtaagtaaaataaataaataggtaaaataatgagataattttaaagaaattaaagacttttatttaaaagcgTTCTAGCTTTTTTAGAAAAAGCAAGCGACAAACAGGGATCAAGCATGATACAAGCCTCAACTTTGatcattcaaatttaaaaatacaaaactacTTTCCACACTACCAGGACTCTTGTCGAAACAGGGACGGACTGATGGTCCAATTCTGCAAGCTTTCTCCAGGCTTGGAATCATGGATGGTCAATTTGCAGAGATCTatctcttcctcttctccaaTCATGGCCACAAACAAATTTCCTATTCCTTCTACTATGTCATCGTCAGATGCGTGATCTAGAATTGGAACTTGCTCTGGTACAAACGTTGTCTTAATAGATCCTGTGTTGTGGACTCATCTCGATGTAGATCCATATCCGAGTCCAGTGGTTCCTTTTTGATGCTTTAGCTGGATGGGTTAAACTATGCCATTGGCCTTGGGTCCAAGCCCTTTCTTAGGCTGATACCCATATTTCAAAATCTCTGCCGCGATATCTTTGCTGCTCTTGACAATTTCACATCAATCGACTCTAACTTCTCGTCAACCCTTATAGCTTGCATGATTTCTAAAGTATGAAAAGTGGCTCCATCTAATTCCTTAGTGACTGGAATAGAATTGACAGAATAGATGGGGTGATTGAGCTCCCCATGAACGGTAACTTCTACGTGACCCCACTCGAACTTTACACATTgatgaaaagttgaaggaacTACTTTTGCCACATGGACCCATGGTCTTCCTGGCAACATGTTGTAGTTGGATGACACATCCATCACTTGAAATAAGACAAGGAATTATGCTGGTCCCACTTGCAATATGAGATAGATTTCTCTAATGACGCTTCTCTATGCTCCATCAAAAGCTCTAACTTTTACACGACTTTCCTTTATATCTCCCATATTCAAGCCTAAAACTCTCAGAGTTATAAAAGGGAAGATATTACATCCAGAACCGCCATCAATAGAAACTCGAGTCACAATCTTATCATAATATTTGACCGCGATATAAAGTGCTTTGTTGTGTCCAGTCTTTTCAATTGGTAGCTCATCATCATAGAAAGAGATTTTTTTAGATTCCACCATTCATCCAATTGTTGATGCTAAGGTTTCACTTTTGGTCTCTTTTGGAATGCAAACCCCATTTAACACTTCCATCAAAGCATTTCTATGTGCCTcagaacttattaataaagacATTATGGATATATGAGCCTACGTCTTCTTCAGTTGCTCTTCGACTGAATAGTCTTTCAGCTGCATCTTCCTCCAAAATTCTATGACTTCAGCATCAATAACATTCTTCTTGGGATTCTGTTCTTTCCCAAGAACTCCTCAATTCAGATCCTCTAGAACATAGAACCTTCCCGACCTAGTCATTCTATGAGCCACAGTGGCGTCAATCATCTTTCCCTTGGCTTCTATTTTATAATCCCATGGGACTCCTTTGGTGTCAAACTCAGCCTTTATAACAACTGCAGTGGTTATTATAACTCTCGAGAGATATGTTTGGATAGTAATAGGTTCCCTTAGTCGAACAGTGATAATAGGTTGCACTGGAGATACGTGGCAACTTCTTCGGCGTTCCAAAAAGGAGCGATGGTTTCTCCTTAGTTGTACTCTTCTTCTAGAGAAATCATGTTGACTTTTCAATTCTCATGATTTGGCAAAGGGTTGTTGTTCATATTCGGAGGTGTTGGATTGCATTTTATTATTCCTCTTCTAATCAAAGACTCAACCTGGTTCTTCAAGCCATAACAATCTTCTGTGTTGTGCCCTTGGATTCTCGAGTGGTAAGCATATTGCTTTTTTCCATAAAAATTATAAGGGATTAGGTCGGGGAGTTTTCTCTCAATTGGTTGTAGCACTCCTGCTATCCTCATCCTTTCAAACAATTAAGCATAAGACTTAGTAATAGGTGTGTAGGTGCGATATTTCAAGCTTCGAGATTTGGATGTGGTCTTGGCGTATATGCTAGTCTATTTTGGTGGGTTGGTGCTTTGAGTGGGACATGTGGTCTTATTGGACTTTGGTATGTTGATGCTCAGGGTGGATTATAGTATGGTCAGGTTTTATATACTGGGTACGAGGTGTATGGAGTATGTCCAATAATTTAGGGATTGTTGGGGTATCGGTGGGATTGTCCTCCATGTTGGTAATTGATAGCTGAAACAacctcctttttcttcttgatgCCACCAATGGAGCCTGATTGTATGGCCTTACTTTCATCTTGCAATGTGTTCATGGACTAAATTTTACATGGTTTGATGCCTTCCTCTATACAATCCCCCATCTTGACCAATTCTACAAACTTTTGGCCTATCATCGACATCATCTTATCAAAGTAGATACCTTCTTGGGCTcgaataaagtattttgagagCTCACTCTCATCCAGTGGTGGTTGAACACTGGCAACCTCAGTTCTCCAATGTTATGCATACTCTTTGAATTCCTCTGATGGTTTCTTCTGTATGTTGGCTAATAAGAACCTATCCGCAGTAATTTCGGTATTAAGTCTGAAGCGATTCATGAAATCCTCAGCTATTTCTTGCCAGTTATGCCATTTGCGAGGATCCTGGCATGTATACCAAGTCAACGCTTCTCCAGATAGACTTCAAATGAATAACTTCATTCTTAGCTTCTCATTTCTCTCTACACCAACTAACTTGTCATAGTATGCCCTCAGATGTGTGTGAAGGTCTCTCTTTCCATCAAATATGTCAAACTTTGGGGGCTTGTATCCTACCGGCATGTCAATGTCTAGGTGGATGCATAAGTCATCATAATCTAGGCTCTCTATTCCCCTAGTGACTTGCAAGTTTTTCAATGTCTTTCTTAGAACTCAAAGTTGGGCGTCTATCGACTCATCTTCTTTTAATTGGGTATCCTTCTCCATCTCTGCATATTGGTCAACCTCATATGAGACCTTGACCCTAGCCGGTGTTATGAAATTAAGAGCCTCAACGGCATATACATGTGGCATTTGTGAATCATAAGGAGCAGTAGTGTATGCTCCATATATCTGTTGTATTGCTAGGTAGGTAGGTGTGGTGGGGTCTTGAGTAGGAAGGTCAGGACCGCTCCTAATTGCAGATAGATCAGCTAGTGGTGCTTGACCATGAACgggagcatgtttaggcatatTTGGTGAATCTGCAGAAGGCAAGTCAGCTCTTGGGAAGTAGCTGGGCATCTTGAAATTTGGGAAGGTAGCAGCCAAATATTTGGCCAAGTCTCGCACTTGACGTAATTCCTCTCTCAAGATCTCAAGCTCTTGTGCTATGTGATCAATTTTCTCATCATTTTGGGTGTCGGCCCTATTTTGAGAACCCTCAAGATTCTCTACTGGTATCATTATGTTTGCAGCAACATTAAATTCTTCTCCACTTATCATCTTTCACCTTGATCGAAGGTTGTACCGTGAGTCAGCCAGTTTGTAAGTCGACATAAATCAACGTTCTTTTAGGgattaacaaaacaaaataaaagaaaaaaaaaggaaactatGTTAGTTTGGGagagatttaaaaataaaacaagtatataatacatatatacgccAAGTTAGCAACATTCAAATATGTCCTAATACGGAGCCTCTTTTTGCTAGAGGTTGGCCTACGTTGCAATTAGTTCGATGATAAATGATCCATTCAAACACATTTTGGATTTAGAACAAACATAATTTCATTAATCAAAGATGACTTGGATCTTACAATAAAGTGGATGGGCGGAAACCTAAAAAAATGAAAGTACATGGAGGCCATAAGGTGAACAAAAGGATGACAGAGTACATATAAGAATGAAATCTAAGGTCATGTTGGAGCGTAATCATCATCATCGTAAACATAATATGGCCCTGGATGGTACTCCGAGGATTCATCAATCTGGTTTGATCCTACCTCTTCGTCGAACCCTATCGAACCATACTCTAGCTTCTTTCTCTGGATCCTCTTCTGGATATTCCTCTTCCGGCTCCTATGGATCTTCACTTGGATCCTCTTCAGGTTCCTCCTCTGGATCTTCTTCGATCATTGGTATCAAATGATCTATGGATCCtggaattatttgattatacaTTGGTGTTGTGATTTCTACGTGAGTGAGTATTTCCTCCCTAACCCAATTAACCCACTGGTTTTTTGCAACACCTCCAATCCCCTTTAAACTTGGTCGAGCCAAATGGATCACAGTGGTAAGCCACACATAATACTCTGGCGTGCAACATTTTTCATTTCCTGCGTTTATTATAATCATATGATCCTATTCCAATTGCAAATTTTTTATCCGTGCTGCTGGGACCAAAATGAGATCATCCTCATGTAACACTATATTTGCCCATAGCGGTATGTCTTGGACAGCTCCAAATTATTGCAAGACTCGGAGAGGAATATATAGTTGAATACCCCCTAGCCCGATTAACTCAATGAAATAGAGGTGTCGCATCTTGATAAAAACCAATCTTCTTGTCCAATAATACTTCCAGTGGACGGAATCTCCTATGAGGTTGGTCAAGAACAAACGCCACTCTTCCTCTCCCATAGGCGTGCCCCAAAATCTAAGATGATCATTGTGGCTCTGAATTTTGTTACAGACGTCTATAGTATAGTCTATTCATGTTTCTCGGCAATAGAAGTGCTCTATTGCCCAGATTTGTAATAACAAATTGCAGCCCCCAAAGAAGTTATGTCCCCTTGTGCAAGCTGACAATGATCGAAATACTTCGGCAAGAATCATATGCACCAAGGAATAGTTATGCGGCACCGCAAAAAGGTCCATTACTATCGACAAAATGTTGATATTTATTGAATGGAACCTCATTGGGAAGACCATAGCCCCCAAAAAGGCCATCACAAATATCCTTGGCCTCATATGTATCCATTGTCTACGAGTGTAGGGAAATTTATCTCGATGTTTATTGAAGCTCTCGAGATGACCAAATCTTTGGAAAAGATACTCTAACTTTACCTTTCCATTTTCTACATTCCTTAGCGATAGCAAGATATGCAGCCCTAACAGCCCAAGGAAATCTCCTGTACTTATAGTTGATGGACATATCAGTGTTTTTCCTCTTATTGATAATTCCAAAAAATCACTAAACTCTTCTAGTGTTGGAGTGATATCAAAGTCCAAAAACTTAAAGGTCACTGTGCTTGAATCCCAAAACTCCATTAGTAGCATAATGAGGATATTATTGGTTCGAATTCCCATAAGCGACAACAATGCACCTAAATGCCTTCTAATCTTAGCTCTGTGTGCCCTATGAATGTTTTGCCACAAATTTTGTATGATGTGGGGGCCGAAACAACCATCTGAATGTTTGGGAGgttttgattgatattcatctaaaagaaatataaggGTATGATAAGTATTTTATTCTAAATCCGTCATGTGTTTTTGTTTGGATCATTCATAACAATTTCCACATAAAATATGTCCTCATGTGTGTAATCTTTGACAAAGGATGGTTTTCCTAATTGCGAAGACGATTAGCAATATGCATCATGACCTTCTATATACAGTAAGATTTTTCCTAGATGTTCAAGAGTGGGACTTAATATTTGCGAGAAGGCACACTAATCTTATTGCGCCAACTCTGAAACTAAGGAATCCAAAAGAAGGTTTGGGGAGTGTGAGACACTCCCCGCGTGAACCAGTGTGTGTATTGTGTATGACCAAGGACTCTATAAAATGTGCAAGTGACAATGTAAGAAAAGAAGTAGCATATAGTGTTTTCAAACAAACAAGGAGCACAAGTTTGGATTTAGCTTGCGTCCTTTCAAATGAAGAGTAATATAATAAATCACgagtaaaataattaaagaaaataatagacaaataataaataaatatcccttaattctaaaactaaattttactAAGGTTAAAACCTAAAATGCTAATTACATGGTCATTCCACAGCAGAGTCGCCAAGCTGTCGCACCATACATTCGAACTGGTCAAAATAGTTCACAACATAAAAATGGCTATGcctttgattttgaaaatgtttagagtcgccacctaattttaaggaaaatattaggaaaattatttttaaaaaatgtaaatgTAAACTATTCTTTGATCTGCGAAACAAGTGAGATTCTGGGTAAGGGTTTTAGTTACTCGAGGGAaaggtattaggcatccctCGGAGCTTATCCAAAGATAgtcattaaatttatttttagaaaaatgatttagggatatttattcatttttatttgctttagaaaatattaacaaaaaaaGTTTTCATTAGTTTTGAGAAAATGTTGAAAATACAAGGTATGTCATAGATacgtatataataaataaaataaataataaaacaaataaataaaagtaataataatatatttgtaataaatatatgtttgccatatgtaaaaaaattataatctctCTATAAATATTGAGTTAGAAGGACATGAGGATTTGTTACTTTATTATCTAGAATTAagatgtaaaataaataaatgaataaataaataaaagacaatAGATGGGTGTCAAATATAGTCACATGTGCATTGTATAGTAAATATAATTCGAGCAAATAATAgataaaatgaaatttttataaCTAAAAATAGTATAAAAGTGTTAAAACATTACGTAAAGCTTATGGTCTAACATATatttactataaaataaaatatgcatatatatgttgtttgaagcttataagatcttattattttatttatgtgtaGGGAGAAAATGATAATAGATATATATGTAGTGAAATAATGTGTGTGTTAAAGTGTAAGAGTTTacaggaaaaaaaatgaaaatagcaTTGATAAAAGGGATAGcagatatataaaaatatgttatgTGTAACAAAGTAATACATCAAGTATAGTAAAATATtagtgtaaaaaataaaaaaataccttGTATGTATGACATATATAGGTATATACCTTGCGTTTTAAACCTGTTATAAATCTGAAATCTTGAAATAATAAATTACGGAAATTAGTAAGATATCTAGGCCATAAaataagaatgataaaaaaatatattttttaaaaaaactaaatggccaaaatattaataaaaaatattttataagggAATTTATTAAAAGATTCTAAGATGGCCTAACTATTGGGATTCATTCTATAATTATGTTGTTTTTACCAAAATATGGTGCAAGGCCATATCTATTCTTacaaaaaatctatttttcttaGTCTTTAAACTAGTTTCTAAcacatctaaaaataattaacaaatgaTATTAGCCCATATACAAAAGGATCTCAAATAAAGATGAGAAATTAGTATTAACATTCACATATATgtaaacatgtatgtaaaaataaattaatatatcaaaagaaacataatcaaAATAGTAACGAGAAAGGCCAAGAAATGTTGACTCCTAATTTATAGGGCTTCGAGCTCTGACGATTCTAATAGTTGCTGGCCCGATATTTTGGGCCAAAAAAATAAGTTCCAAAGTAGAACTCTAGCTCCCAATGGTGTATATGAAATATAAGGAGagagaaataagaattagaaaatttgcactaggtgatgacataatataacataattggtgcacaaacaatgaaatatattttaataaattatgacTTTAAAATGTTACAAAGAGCAgattattcatatatataatattcttAGGATATcttattaaataaatactacAACACACTTGGAAGTAACTCGGTTGCTAGGAAATGACTTATGAAGCAACAAGATTTTTAAGGAATGCATATCATAACTTAATTAAGCTCAAAATCATCTATGTGGTCAATTAGATTAGGATTTTAGACTTCGAGACATGATAGAACAATGGAAACTTGAGTTCAGCATAAGAATGACCACAAATCCTTCGGCTCATGATTAAGGATAAAAGGTTACCATTTTTTAAAGTTCGAACTTATTTCCACATCTTGATCATCTCCAATAAAAAAATGCCAAGTTCTATAGGCTATAGGCATACTTTGGACTTGAATAatcacaaataatttaattaacttAATAAAGAGAAGTCTTGAGTCTTGGTACACAAAATCATCTCAAAGATAACCTCGAGAAAAAGAAGCAACTTACTAATATTAGCATTTTTCTCTACTTTAGCAAATAATTTTATCTACAGCTTTTAAACTTGAAGGAAAGCAGCCACATTTATGATGTCTCACTCATTAGTACactaataaaaaaaagacaTGGCTCTTTAAGTCATTTCTAACtaactttttttatataaaaaaaagtggtAAAATGGCTACTAATTCAATAATAGACTTCATAATACTTGATTTATTGAACACTGTAAATGATGATggttgttttcaatttttttatttatttcaaatggAGCTGATTTATAGCCATGGTAAGTAATTAAGATAGAGAATAATTCATCAACTCATATCTTTAGTATCTCTTATCTTATTGAGACACAGCCTTAGTTACAGAACATGAAAAAAATAGATCTCAAACAAAATACTAAACCAGTTTTGGTTATATAGAACTCAAGTCATTTATCAAACATGAAGTTTTATCTCACTGCCTAAAATTAATCTATCCACACAAATTATCTATGAAGCTATATTCACATTAACAGGGATTAAACAAACACAAATAAGATAAATTAATCAATAATTTCTCAAACTGACATTAATTCTTATTAACTACTTTTTATACTTAGACTTCAGGAACATAGAGTAGCTGAATAAATTCAAACTGACAGAATCAAGATAAACGATACAAACAATATTTTACTTTCAAAAACTGAGAAAAAACTTAATACGAGGGCAATGATTGACCTTGTGTGGAGCAGCAAACAAGGGCTTTGACGTCTCAAAGATTCCATCCAAAAACTCGAAACTCGAAAATCAAAGAAGaccaaaaagaaaatagtaaaacTAGTAGATTCGTGAATCTGTGTGTATGTGTCTTCGAAtgtaaattcttttttttattgggATCTCCTCTAGAGGTGAAAAACCTTGTTATTTATAGGCAAATCCAGATTTAAATATTTGGATTTGAACTGAAATCAAAGACATTTATGAGGCCAACAAGGAGAAGGTGAGAAAAGATTTCACAAATCTTacattttctttatctttgacTGAAAGTAGCAGATTGAAGGAAATCTCGCCGATGATGGCAgataaaaagagagagagagagagagaagcaaAGTGATGTCCCAATTTTCTGGAAATTGAAAGGGGAAGAGGTATGGAAGATCTTCTAATCTTGGAATAGAGGAGAAAATGAGCAAGGGTATGGCGTAGATGGAGAATAGGAGTGTGTAGGTAGAAAgaggaaaatagccctaggggaGGAGAGATAGTTTAGAGATAAGAGGGGAAGTGTGAAAATAGTTTTAGGTTTTGGGTGTTGGTATGTCACGACCAAaatccttaggtcatgatgacacctactataaccctctagtaggtaagccaacccgtcaactcagaacttcaagtaatgggtttgagggcagaaactaaataagagtatcgaattgtaaaagtaaacagaatgaataaacGGAAGTACGAGTACAGaactggaagtcacaagtacagagctgctacaaaataaaatacgagtacaagtcccaaaagtggaatgaaatatatataacaactgactagtctaaaaaggcaaaagacgggtcatctatcctgaaggagacagaagtgatccaTAAACGCCAAGTGCTCGCCCTAGTCTCCAAATCTGACTGCAACGGCTTAATCTATTTGTgacggtagctggtgctcggtcctgtatcacgaaagtagatgcagagtgtagtatgagtaccaagacaacaggtaccaagtaggcatcataggccgactgagcaaaaaaaagtgaaaacaatataaaaaagaggaataagcctaaatagggatcaacataagcatctaaagtgaaaaagAGTGCTATCTATGAGAgatacagctaactatacccaactgggcccccataagcccaactgggacactcgtgcgcaatttaaataaaaacccggacgaacccccataagcttactgagtacacagaatagctacaactaccaaggctaagaaccaagaatctgcgatgttaggagccgaagtactatatcattcccaaacccagaatctccaagagctaatcgatctaggggtgacttaggggttaaggccgggactgggacccataAGCTCGCCTGAATGTTCATAGTGGCCAaggtcgggactgggtacccggatgcttgcaaTGATACATAAGTGCGGTCAAGGACAGAACTGGGTACCCTGATGCTCGCCGTATTACATTAGTGCGGTCGAGGCCTGGACTGGTACTaggatgctcgccgtaacacATCAATATGATTGAGGctaggactggatacccggatactcatcatactagcaagtcagTAAAGGCCGAGGCTGGGTACGcagatgctccccgataatttagaatagaggccgggactgggtacctggatgctcacagatattttatcatatggtgccgaatattctcctttccaactaaacaataatagtaccgagaatctccttcccaatgagtcaaccaatatgccgccaaaactaaaACAGAAGCCAAAGTCAatgatcacgaaatctagtgtTGCCGACGCATCACGAAAGTCAGGATTATACCAATTTATGgatgatggtatttttaagagcgagagtaacgcctagctaaggccaaactaccaagcactagcccgctacaccattctacaaggatctaagtctaccGGAGTGACGTCGGGgtatctaaagcaagtttacatcctatactaaggccaacatattccacagtatcaacaacatgtccattcaactctccttagaATACTAAAAAATaccgacaagatacacatgcttctaaatattcgaaaaacccgataacaagcctaaaatatgatttctaacatctaagatatacaattaaactttacaacctatactaaggccaaaatactccacaatatcaacaacattctcattc
This Solanum dulcamara chromosome 1, daSolDulc1.2, whole genome shotgun sequence DNA region includes the following protein-coding sequences:
- the LOC129892945 gene encoding uncharacterized protein LOC129892945, whose protein sequence is MANHFFLNGEILYRRTPDLGLLRCVDAMEVTRLLEEIHAGICGPHMNGFTLAKKILRAGYFCMTMERDKPPASNEHRFILVAINYFTKWVKASTYKAVTKKVVEDFVRDNIVCRFGILESFIPDNAANLNSDLMKEICERFKIAHQNSTTYRPQMNGAVEVANKNIKKILRKIVDSHKQWHEKLPYALHGYRTTIRTSTRETPYMLVYGSEAIIHAEVEIASLRIIQEVGLDDTE